In Malus sylvestris chromosome 15, drMalSylv7.2, whole genome shotgun sequence, a single genomic region encodes these proteins:
- the LOC126602393 gene encoding heparanase-like protein 3, with the protein MGSDIWQMGFIFWVFFGFLVCSVNAKVGFGGGSVEGTVRINGRDAIGKIDDDFICATLDWWPPEKCDYGTCSWGRASLLNLDLKNTILLNAIKAFSPLKLRLGGTLQDKVIYATPDNKQSCNAFRKSTSEMFGFTQGCLPMRRWDELSSFFQKAGAKIIFGLNALTGRTINSNGTATGAWDYTNSESFIRYNVKNNYTVHGWELGNELCGHGIGTTISASQYVSDTTALQKIVQDIYKGVEPKPLILSPGGFFDANWFKDYTDKTTTSLDVVTHHIYNLGPGVDQHLIEKILDPSVLDGISSTFRNLRGILKGSTTSAAAWVGEAGGAYNSGRNLVSNTFVYSFWYLDQLGMSATYDTKTYCRQTLIGGNYGLLNTTTFEPNPDYYSALLWHRLMGRNVLATSFSGPKKIRAYAHCAKQSKGITVLLINLHNTTAIEARVAFNATWTLRHKHKSHKLHRSHVAKLRQGLESSTEREEYHLTAKDGNIQSQTMLLNGNALHVDSSGTIPSLNPVYVNASEPIVVGPSSIVFAHIPYVVPPACR; encoded by the exons ATGGGTTCTGATATCTGGCAAATGGGAtttattttctgggttttttttggtttcttgGTTTGTTCTGTAAATGCAAAGGTTGGTTTTGGAGGAGGAAGTGTGGAAGGCACAGTCCGCATCAATGGCAGAGACGCCATTGGGAAAATTGACGACGATTTTATTTGTGCAACTCTTGATTGGTGGCCTCCTGAGAAATGTGACTATGGCACATGCAGCTGGGGTCGTGCTTCTCTCCTCAATctg GATCTAAAGAACACTATCTTGTTAAATGCTATAAAGG CTTTCTCACCATTGAAACTTAGACTGGGCGGCACATTGCAAGACAAGGTGATATATGCTACACCAGACAACAAGCAAAGCTGTAATGCTTTTCGAAAAAGCACTTCTGAGATGTTTGGTTTCACTCAGGGCTGCTTGCCCATGAGGAGATGGGATGAATTAAGCTCTTTTTTTCAGAAAGCCGG GGCTAAGATTATCTTCGGGTTAAATGCTCTCACCGGAAGAACAATTAATTCGAACGGTACTGCAACTGGAGCTTGGGACTACACCAATTCGGAGTCTTTCATCCGTTACAACGTCAAAAACAACTACACAGTTCATGGTTGGGAGCTCG GGAATGAATTGTGTGGACATGGAATCGGAACAACAATCTCGGCAAGTCAGTATGTATCCGATACAACTGCTCTGCAAAAGATAGTACAAGACATCTACAAGGGCGTCGAACCAAAGCCACTAATCCTATCTCCGGGAGGATTTTTCGATGCCAATTGGTTCAAAGACTACACAGATAAAACCACCACATCCTTAGACGTTGTCACTCATCATATATATAATCTAGGGCCAG GGGTTGATCAACACCTTATTGAAAAGATTCTCGATCCATCTGTTCTTGACGGTATTTCTAGCACATTCAGAAACCTCCGCGGCATCCTAAAGGGTTCTACAACTTCGGCAGCTGCGTGGGTTGGGGAAGCAGGAGGAGCTTACAACAGCGGCCGTAATCTTGTCTCCAATACATTTGTATATAGTTTCTG GTATTTGGATCAGCTGGGAATGTCAGCAACTTATGACACAAAAACGTACTGCAGACAGACATTGATCGGCGGAAACTATGGTTTACTGAATACTACCACCTTCGAACCTAATCCCGACTACTACAG CGCTCTTCTTTGGCATCGGTTGATGGGAAGAAACGTACTAGCAACGAGCTTCTCTGGACCGAAAAAGATACGTGCTTACGCACACTGCGCAAAACAATCT AAAGGGATTACGGTACTACTGATCAACCTGCACAATACCACCGCCATCGAGGCCAGAGTTGCCTTCAACGCTACATGGACGCTGCGACATAAACACAAATCACACAAGCTTCATAGATCACATGTGGCCAAGCTCCGTCAGGGTCTCGAAAGTTCAACAGAAAGAGAAGAATACCATCTAACAGCGAAGGACGGAAATATACAAAGCCAAACCATGCTGCTCAATGGAAACGCTTTGCACGTAGATTCATCCGGGACCATACCTAGCTTAAACCCTGTGTATGTAAATGCATCAGAACCAATTGTGGTCGGTCCGTCCTCGATTGTATTTGCTCACATACCATACGTAGTTCCCCCTGCTTGCAGGTAG